One genomic region from Sulfurimonas sp. hsl 1-7 encodes:
- a CDS encoding energy transducer TonB, translating into MNNNTFLLRLKAFGWSVFGLFFVFVVVIEMNENGMLPQNKAEKSPMSFEMQQVVKPKPKPKPKPKPKRTPPKAHKASNTPKMSSALSGIDTGLESFMDSSLDVDDNLLKDADKNVIMNESSVDEAPKPARRSAMEYPKKAKKMGIKGYVLLNLLVDANGDVSKVKVLESEPAGVFDDVAVEGVKTWKFTPAQYKGKAVKVWAKQKIRFDFQ; encoded by the coding sequence GTGAATAACAATACATTTTTACTGCGTCTAAAAGCTTTTGGATGGTCTGTTTTTGGTTTATTTTTTGTTTTTGTTGTTGTAATTGAGATGAATGAAAACGGAATGTTGCCTCAAAACAAAGCAGAGAAATCTCCAATGAGTTTTGAGATGCAACAAGTTGTCAAACCAAAACCGAAACCAAAACCGAAACCAAAGCCTAAAAGAACTCCGCCAAAAGCACATAAGGCTTCAAACACTCCTAAGATGAGTTCAGCACTTAGCGGGATAGATACAGGTTTAGAATCTTTTATGGATAGCTCTCTGGATGTGGATGATAACCTTTTAAAAGATGCTGATAAAAATGTAATCATGAATGAAAGCAGTGTGGACGAAGCTCCGAAACCTGCTCGTCGTTCAGCGATGGAATATCCTAAAAAAGCAAAGAAAATGGGGATAAAAGGGTATGTACTTTTAAACCTTTTAGTAGATGCAAACGGTGATGTTAGTAAGGTAAAAGTTTTAGAGAGTGAACCTGCAGGCGTATTTGATGATGTCGCAGTAGAGGGTGTAAAAACTTGGAAATTTACTCCGGCACAGTACAAAGGCAAAGCTGTAAAAGTTTGGGCTAAACAAAAAATTAGATTTGATTTTCAATAA
- a CDS encoding DUF2393 family protein, whose translation MTALNYVHYITFFVIFLLFVVGVYKSFKQKKASLKTSMLFTTVLVSVFLAIFSVFVVDKYTKSAKLYKVKNKRLLSIEKIVYSGVVKNTGSFPIGKVTIEIKLVNRGHATGNVKGGSFYKSTGFFEFFNDGLGFERDKPQTIIKKFVIAKDMKPGKAESFRVYFEYPPYFTSTADYIKLEAH comes from the coding sequence ATGACTGCATTAAACTACGTACATTATATAACTTTTTTTGTAATATTTCTTCTATTCGTCGTTGGGGTGTATAAATCTTTCAAACAAAAAAAAGCTTCATTAAAAACTTCAATGCTTTTTACTACAGTATTAGTTAGTGTATTTTTAGCAATTTTCAGTGTCTTTGTTGTTGATAAATATACAAAGTCGGCAAAGCTTTATAAGGTAAAGAATAAACGCCTGTTGAGTATTGAAAAGATTGTTTACAGCGGTGTAGTAAAAAATACAGGTAGTTTCCCCATCGGTAAAGTTACTATAGAGATTAAGCTGGTTAACCGAGGTCATGCTACGGGTAATGTAAAAGGGGGAAGCTTTTACAAGTCTACAGGCTTTTTTGAGTTTTTTAACGACGGCCTTGGATTTGAGAGAGATAAACCGCAAACTATCATTAAAAAATTTGTGATCGCAAAAGATATGAAACCTGGAAAAGCAGAATCTTTCAGAGTTTACTTTGAATATCCTCCATATTTTACAAGTACAGCAGACTATATTAAACTTGAAGCTCACTAG
- a CDS encoding ExbD/TolR family protein gives MRFRRKKDDISDVDMSPLIDMVFILLIFFMVSSTFVKDMKLDLERPGASSATRASSKVIRVYIDNQADVYIDNQPIKLWAVQGKLRDMLRTSTNKSVLVITDNSIAVEKLIELVDQCRLSGAKDVAVATKKEVG, from the coding sequence ATGAGATTTAGACGCAAAAAGGATGATATCAGCGACGTAGATATGTCACCACTGATCGATATGGTATTTATCTTATTGATCTTCTTTATGGTGAGTTCAACATTTGTAAAAGATATGAAACTAGACCTTGAGCGTCCTGGTGCATCATCTGCTACGCGCGCATCTAGTAAAGTTATCAGAGTATATATAGATAACCAAGCAGATGTATACATAGACAATCAACCGATTAAGCTATGGGCTGTTCAAGGAAAGTTAAGAGATATGTTAAGAACATCAACAAACAAATCTGTACTTGTAATTACAGATAACTCTATTGCGGTAGAGAAACTTATAGAGCTTGTTGATCAATGTAGACTCTCAGGTGCTAAAGATGTTGCCGTTGCAACTAAGAAAGAGGTAGGTTAA
- a CDS encoding SPFH domain-containing protein → MASDMNDYFNKKKSESGYKKTSSNSGGGNSGGPKGPQMPNIDFNFGGGKAGLLYFIIAIVIVLVLAKPFTIIEEGQRGILSTNGKYEDQALLPGLHFIIPVIQKVYLVDTKVRVINYATKVEMSANNSGILTKPAITVLDKRGLPVSIELTVQYRLNSQLAAQTISNWGFSWEDKIINPVVRDVVRNVVGKYEAELLPRERNTIARAIETGIRENIEGLENSPAILQSVQLREIVLPQKVKEQIERVQVAKQEVERAQQEVERAKQDALKRAAEAQGVAEKARIEAQGKADAVTIEAKAKAKANDLISKSLTPKLLQLEQIKVQGKFNEALQTNKDAKIFLTPGGSTPNIWVDMKNAKQRTTAQ, encoded by the coding sequence ATGGCCTCGGATATGAACGATTATTTTAATAAGAAAAAAAGTGAAAGCGGTTATAAAAAAACGTCATCAAACTCTGGTGGCGGTAACAGTGGTGGACCAAAAGGTCCGCAAATGCCAAATATAGATTTTAATTTTGGCGGCGGAAAAGCTGGACTGTTATACTTTATTATCGCTATCGTAATTGTTCTTGTTCTTGCAAAACCTTTTACGATTATCGAAGAGGGGCAAAGAGGTATTTTAAGTACAAACGGTAAGTACGAAGATCAAGCACTTTTACCGGGACTTCATTTCATCATCCCTGTTATCCAAAAAGTGTATCTTGTAGATACAAAAGTACGTGTAATCAACTATGCGACTAAAGTTGAAATGAGTGCTAACAATTCAGGGATTTTAACAAAACCTGCAATTACGGTTCTTGATAAACGTGGTTTACCGGTAAGTATCGAACTTACTGTTCAGTACCGTCTAAACTCACAACTTGCAGCACAAACGATCTCTAACTGGGGATTCAGCTGGGAAGATAAAATTATTAACCCTGTTGTTCGTGACGTTGTTCGTAACGTTGTCGGTAAATATGAAGCGGAACTTTTACCACGTGAGAGAAACACGATAGCACGTGCTATTGAAACTGGTATTCGTGAAAATATCGAAGGTTTAGAGAACTCTCCGGCTATTTTACAATCGGTTCAGCTTCGTGAGATTGTTTTACCTCAAAAAGTAAAAGAACAGATTGAGCGCGTTCAAGTTGCAAAACAAGAAGTTGAGCGTGCACAACAAGAAGTAGAACGTGCAAAACAAGATGCATTAAAACGTGCAGCTGAAGCACAGGGTGTGGCTGAGAAAGCTCGTATTGAAGCACAAGGTAAGGCAGATGCCGTAACTATTGAGGCAAAAGCAAAAGCAAAAGCAAATGATTTAATCTCAAAATCGTTAACACCAAAACTTTTACAACTAGAGCAGATCAAAGTTCAAGGGAAATTTAACGAAGCACTTCAAACAAATAAAGATGCAAAAATCTTCTTAACGCCTGGTGGTTCAACTCCAAATATTTGGGTTGATATGAAAAACGCTAAACAAAGAACAACGGCTCAGTAG
- a CDS encoding branched-chain amino acid transaminase: MDAAKYIWMNGEFVAWDNAKTHVLSHTLHYGNGVIEGTKAYKTAKGYAIFRLNDHTKRLKESAKMTLMEIPYSVEEMNEAQIELLRKNEFTGDNVYIRPFAFLGYGVMGVYHKNAPVETVMAAWEWGAYLGEEGLRKGIKLKIASMTRPANTSNMGKAKATANYLNSQMAKYEAIDCGYDEALLLDDQGYVAEASGASFFMIKDGEIITPPSDNALASITQKTVIEMAEDMGYKVSRRRITREEVYIADEAFLTGTAAEITPVAQVDARIIGCGSRGEITEKLQSTYFDIVFGRNAKYEHYLTYID; this comes from the coding sequence ATGGATGCAGCCAAATATATTTGGATGAATGGCGAATTTGTAGCATGGGATAATGCAAAAACACACGTACTTTCACACACACTTCACTATGGAAATGGTGTAATTGAAGGGACAAAAGCATACAAGACTGCAAAAGGGTATGCAATTTTTCGTTTAAATGATCATACGAAAAGATTAAAAGAATCGGCAAAAATGACACTTATGGAGATTCCGTACAGTGTAGAAGAGATGAACGAAGCACAGATCGAACTTTTAAGAAAAAATGAGTTCACTGGAGATAACGTATATATCAGACCATTTGCATTTTTAGGTTACGGTGTAATGGGTGTTTATCATAAAAACGCTCCTGTTGAAACTGTAATGGCTGCATGGGAATGGGGTGCATATCTTGGAGAAGAGGGTTTAAGAAAAGGTATTAAACTTAAAATCGCTTCTATGACAAGACCTGCGAATACTTCAAACATGGGTAAAGCAAAAGCTACTGCAAATTACTTAAATTCACAAATGGCAAAATATGAAGCTATTGACTGCGGATATGACGAGGCACTTTTACTAGATGACCAAGGGTATGTTGCAGAAGCAAGCGGTGCATCATTTTTCATGATCAAAGATGGTGAGATAATTACACCGCCAAGTGACAACGCTTTAGCATCGATTACACAAAAAACTGTAATAGAGATGGCAGAAGATATGGGCTACAAAGTAAGCCGTCGCCGTATTACTCGTGAAGAGGTATATATTGCAGATGAAGCGTTCTTAACGGGAACTGCTGCAGAGATTACACCTGTTGCACAAGTAGATGCTAGAATTATCGGTTGTGGTTCTCGCGGTGAGATTACAGAGAAACTTCAAAGTACATATTTTGATATTGTATTTGGACGTAATGCAAAATACGAGCACTATTTAACATATATTGACTAA
- a CDS encoding tetratricopeptide repeat protein — MKLLLTTIFTILLSTGIYADTKKNQDEVDYVALATVLIKDGYYTRANDALNQVDLDDETIDKVQYYTLQGLVKGKLGMYEASNKNFYLAIEAGQTEKSIYLYIAQNSFKLKKYGEAIKALNSAKAIVLQKPNIMALKAECYFQLKEYDRALDVLADVNTIHPKYYDAYRQRFAYYISLELYQSALKDAEVYLTHAKVNEKVLLSFISALREAKEYKKATLLAEKAHLKYETNVKLIILLATLYIDQDMIHPAADLFDQASLLDRKYLKDSAEMFRRSREYVQALYKNSQLLDPKQKYKQKIAIYLEYGNYEKVLSTRSALERNGLLKDQNILYALAYSYYVTGDFDESEKLLKRISDSELFKKGIELRKNMNKCKNNHWECTL, encoded by the coding sequence ATGAAATTACTTTTAACAACAATATTTACTATACTGCTAAGTACCGGTATTTATGCAGACACTAAGAAAAATCAAGACGAAGTTGACTATGTAGCACTGGCAACGGTTCTGATCAAAGACGGTTACTACACTCGTGCAAATGATGCACTGAATCAAGTTGACCTGGATGATGAAACGATCGATAAAGTGCAGTACTACACACTTCAAGGTTTGGTAAAAGGAAAGTTAGGGATGTATGAAGCATCTAACAAAAACTTTTACCTTGCGATCGAAGCGGGTCAAACGGAAAAAAGCATCTATCTTTACATTGCACAGAACAGTTTTAAGCTTAAAAAGTATGGAGAGGCTATTAAAGCTCTTAATAGTGCAAAGGCAATTGTACTGCAAAAACCAAACATTATGGCACTTAAAGCCGAGTGTTATTTTCAGCTTAAAGAGTACGACAGAGCATTGGATGTATTAGCAGACGTAAATACTATTCATCCGAAATATTACGATGCGTACAGACAAAGATTTGCATACTACATCTCTTTAGAACTTTATCAAAGTGCTCTGAAAGATGCGGAAGTGTATCTAACGCATGCAAAAGTAAATGAGAAAGTGTTACTTTCGTTTATCAGTGCATTACGTGAAGCAAAAGAGTACAAAAAAGCTACCCTTTTAGCTGAAAAGGCACATTTGAAATATGAAACAAATGTAAAGCTGATTATCTTACTTGCAACACTTTATATCGACCAAGATATGATCCATCCGGCAGCGGATCTTTTTGATCAGGCGTCATTGCTTGATAGAAAATATCTTAAAGATTCTGCAGAGATGTTTAGACGTTCAAGAGAATATGTACAGGCTCTATATAAGAACTCGCAACTTCTTGATCCAAAACAAAAATACAAACAAAAGATAGCAATCTATCTTGAGTACGGAAACTATGAAAAAGTACTTTCAACACGTAGTGCATTAGAGAGAAACGGTTTACTTAAAGATCAAAACATCCTCTATGCTTTAGCGTATTCTTATTACGTAACGGGTGATTTTGACGAGAGTGAAAAATTACTTAAACGCATTAGCGATTCGGAACTTTTCAAAAAAGGGATCGAATTGAGAAAAAATATGAACAAATGTAAAAATAACCACTGGGAGTGTACACTATGA
- the hisIE gene encoding bifunctional phosphoribosyl-AMP cyclohydrolase/phosphoribosyl-ATP diphosphatase HisIE, giving the protein MKEIVNRVDWEKQELLPVIVQEVSTNEVLMMAYMDKEALGLSLETNIAHYYSRSKQRIWKKGESSGHIQTIHSFNLDCDNDTLLIKVTQEGVACHTGRKSCFFTELKSGETTSEVEVDTTAAYGVIDTLYHTIQERKNADPSTSWTAKLLHKGENTILKKVVEEAGEYCFAHKDNDEEEMVYEAADLTYHMLVALASKNISPDRIKQELARRFGMSGIAEKNSRDDK; this is encoded by the coding sequence ATGAAAGAGATTGTTAACAGAGTAGACTGGGAGAAGCAGGAGCTTCTTCCTGTCATTGTTCAGGAAGTTTCAACGAATGAAGTGCTCATGATGGCATACATGGATAAAGAGGCACTAGGGCTTTCTTTAGAGACAAATATTGCACATTATTACTCTAGAAGTAAGCAGCGTATTTGGAAAAAGGGTGAGAGCAGCGGACACATCCAAACAATTCATTCTTTTAATCTTGACTGTGACAACGATACTCTTTTGATTAAGGTTACACAAGAGGGTGTAGCATGTCATACGGGACGTAAATCTTGCTTTTTCACAGAGCTAAAAAGCGGTGAAACAACTAGCGAGGTTGAAGTAGATACAACTGCAGCCTACGGTGTGATCGATACACTGTACCATACGATTCAAGAGCGTAAAAATGCAGATCCTTCAACATCTTGGACGGCAAAACTTTTACATAAAGGTGAAAATACAATTTTGAAAAAAGTTGTAGAGGAAGCCGGAGAGTATTGTTTTGCGCATAAAGACAACGATGAAGAGGAGATGGTATATGAGGCGGCAGACCTTACATACCACATGTTAGTTGCACTTGCCAGCAAAAACATCTCTCCTGATCGCATTAAGCAAGAGCTTGCCCGTAGATTCGGAATGAGCGGAATTGCCGAGAAAAACTCAAGGGACGATAAGTAG
- a CDS encoding DUF2393 domain-containing protein: MQGSRFKSFIDGLITQDYILFGTVLLTFLILIILAIVLRNRLKTAVFLVLLAFGIFIIAPTYGYIELHKYLFKNKVELLSQKKLSFVEAVVVKGKITNLSKRDFSQCKIVASAYKVTSNKFKNYIYELKPFKKMSITKDNILKGETQEFKIIVEPFRYQNNYNISLEADCK; encoded by the coding sequence ATGCAGGGTAGTAGGTTTAAGAGTTTTATTGACGGATTAATTACACAAGATTATATTCTCTTTGGAACTGTTTTACTTACCTTCTTAATTTTAATCATCCTAGCGATCGTATTACGTAACCGATTAAAAACCGCAGTGTTTTTAGTCCTTTTAGCATTTGGAATTTTCATAATCGCTCCCACTTACGGATATATAGAACTTCATAAATATCTTTTTAAAAATAAAGTTGAACTACTCAGTCAAAAAAAACTTAGCTTTGTAGAAGCGGTCGTTGTAAAAGGGAAAATTACCAACCTCTCTAAAAGGGATTTTTCTCAGTGTAAGATCGTTGCATCTGCGTATAAAGTGACAAGTAATAAGTTTAAAAACTATATCTACGAATTAAAGCCTTTTAAAAAAATGTCGATAACTAAAGATAATATTTTAAAAGGTGAAACGCAAGAGTTTAAAATTATTGTAGAGCCTTTTAGATACCAAAATAATTATAATATTTCTCTAGAGGCTGATTGTAAATGA
- a CDS encoding TonB-dependent receptor domain-containing protein: MRYLLLISLFITTMFAQGLGSLSLVVLKEGKALSNQEFKIYKKVDGKLDDLNVLSGKTDSDGYFFSKLSEGEYQIQLVAKEDGKVQVFVRKNVAVAADKESQIIVSLKNDNTIAFVDSEAPDSKEQNAKKDQKALEKGSVLLTLSSSENKKKIANATIFVKGTQIEAKSSKEGFVELNLPAGEQTVSIIHQDFSAQTMKVNVVANEAVTKYVELTPAGMELDEFVVLAPHLDGSVEAVIAEERNSDAVGNVLGSEQFGKSGDSSVASALKRVSGITIVGGKYVYVRGLGDRYSTVMLNNLHIPSPEPTKRVVPLDIFPTSVVESITIQKSYTADLPASFGGGTVLIKSKDIPKGNDGYAKLGLEALYNDSTGKQVFTNSSNSTPLPSSVLNGGNNVGGIAVTQDVANARTLNRESTTLPAGMKLEASAGKSFEITDDVSIGASATFYYKDSADNDDVVYDKYFFDRNTNQVIHDNHTETSTSTLTTETSGMVNVGVDYFENNKLKYTFFTTEKVQDRTTVGSIDYTGSADDREKTYLEYVTKNLDMQQLSGINELRFGAKTDGYFDNIIVEWAAEKSEAKREEPGTVEYNYRHESSGLNWDRKNWYYYFVLNDEVENYRADFSLPFELNEQDNYTKFGMFVYSKTRDFDSRRFKMYSTNFTPMSEDMDTIYDKYASSLDFSASYRDTDSYQATQDVTAFYLKQLLSVTHDFDIVASVRQETSTQQLTDAAATYAPLETADIFPSLGLTYRFDNDDMQLRFAYATSISRPDFREFSNSRYKDPITENIVFGNPELKATYIDHLDLKYEWYLSSDEVFSVALFSKEFTDPIEKVIKLDDAQDNTFLETYQNADSATSYGVEVDLRKRFGFINDRFTNLLLATNVAYINSEIKLNSDPNNPYTSRLTSKTRSMQGQSPYVVNLTLGYDNADSGNSALFLFNQIGERIVSLGTDGNEDIYEQPFSKLDFVTKWKLLDKNDGGFFEYAIRFKAENLLDSELQYKQGENIVSTTKPGRYYSLKLDIKY; encoded by the coding sequence ATGAGATATCTATTACTAATATCCCTTTTTATCACAACAATGTTTGCACAAGGTTTGGGATCACTCTCTTTAGTTGTACTTAAAGAGGGGAAAGCACTCTCAAACCAAGAGTTTAAAATCTATAAGAAAGTAGATGGAAAACTTGATGACCTTAATGTTTTAAGCGGTAAAACAGATAGTGACGGATATTTCTTTTCAAAGTTATCTGAGGGTGAATACCAGATTCAACTCGTAGCAAAAGAAGATGGTAAAGTACAAGTATTTGTGAGAAAAAACGTAGCAGTTGCAGCGGATAAAGAATCGCAAATAATTGTTTCACTGAAAAATGACAACACAATTGCTTTTGTTGATTCGGAAGCACCTGATTCTAAAGAGCAAAATGCTAAAAAAGATCAAAAAGCTTTAGAGAAGGGGAGTGTTCTTTTAACATTGTCATCATCTGAAAACAAAAAGAAAATCGCCAATGCGACTATTTTTGTTAAGGGTACGCAGATCGAGGCAAAAAGTTCTAAGGAGGGTTTTGTAGAGCTTAATCTTCCGGCAGGTGAGCAAACGGTATCGATTATTCACCAAGATTTCAGCGCACAAACTATGAAAGTAAACGTAGTTGCAAACGAAGCAGTTACAAAATATGTAGAACTTACTCCTGCGGGAATGGAGTTAGACGAGTTTGTAGTACTTGCACCACATCTAGACGGTAGTGTAGAAGCGGTAATTGCTGAGGAGAGAAACTCTGATGCAGTTGGAAACGTACTTGGAAGCGAGCAGTTTGGAAAAAGCGGTGACAGTAGTGTCGCTTCAGCTCTGAAACGTGTGAGCGGTATTACAATTGTCGGCGGTAAATATGTATATGTAAGAGGGCTTGGTGATAGATACTCTACGGTTATGTTAAATAACTTGCATATCCCTTCACCTGAACCGACAAAAAGGGTAGTACCACTTGATATTTTCCCAACTTCAGTTGTTGAGAGTATTACAATTCAAAAATCATACACGGCAGATCTTCCTGCATCATTCGGCGGGGGTACTGTACTTATTAAGAGTAAAGATATTCCAAAAGGGAATGACGGGTATGCGAAGTTAGGATTGGAAGCTTTATACAACGATTCTACAGGGAAACAAGTTTTTACTAACAGTTCAAATTCGACACCGCTTCCTTCAAGTGTTTTAAACGGTGGAAACAACGTTGGCGGGATAGCTGTCACACAAGATGTTGCAAATGCAAGAACTTTAAACCGTGAGAGCACAACATTACCGGCAGGGATGAAGTTAGAAGCTAGTGCAGGAAAAAGTTTTGAGATTACAGATGATGTAAGTATCGGTGCTTCAGCAACATTCTATTATAAAGACAGTGCTGACAATGATGATGTAGTATATGACAAGTATTTCTTTGACAGAAATACAAACCAGGTTATTCATGATAACCATACTGAAACAAGTACAAGCACGTTAACAACAGAAACATCGGGTATGGTAAACGTTGGAGTTGATTATTTTGAGAACAATAAACTCAAATATACTTTCTTTACGACAGAAAAAGTTCAAGACAGAACTACAGTGGGTTCAATTGATTATACCGGTTCGGCAGACGATCGTGAAAAAACTTACTTAGAGTATGTAACGAAAAACTTAGATATGCAACAACTAAGCGGTATAAATGAACTGCGTTTCGGAGCTAAAACTGACGGTTACTTTGACAATATCATAGTTGAATGGGCTGCAGAAAAATCAGAAGCAAAACGTGAAGAACCGGGTACTGTAGAGTATAACTACAGACATGAATCGTCAGGGTTAAACTGGGACAGAAAAAACTGGTACTACTACTTTGTACTTAATGATGAAGTTGAAAACTACAGAGCAGATTTTTCGTTACCGTTTGAATTAAACGAACAAGACAACTATACGAAGTTTGGTATGTTTGTGTATAGCAAAACGAGAGATTTCGACAGTAGAAGATTTAAAATGTATAGTACTAACTTTACTCCGATGAGTGAAGATATGGATACTATCTATGATAAATATGCATCTTCACTTGATTTTTCGGCTTCATATAGAGATACGGATTCGTATCAGGCGACACAAGATGTTACGGCATTTTACTTGAAGCAACTTTTATCGGTTACTCATGATTTTGATATCGTGGCATCGGTACGTCAAGAGACATCAACGCAACAATTGACAGATGCAGCGGCAACGTATGCTCCTCTTGAAACAGCAGATATCTTCCCTAGTTTAGGGTTGACATATAGATTTGACAATGATGATATGCAGCTGCGTTTTGCATATGCGACATCGATTTCAAGACCGGACTTTCGTGAGTTTAGTAACAGTAGATACAAAGACCCGATTACGGAAAATATTGTATTTGGTAACCCTGAGCTAAAAGCAACATACATAGACCATTTAGACTTAAAATATGAGTGGTACCTCTCAAGTGATGAGGTGTTCTCTGTTGCACTATTCTCCAAAGAGTTCACGGACCCTATCGAGAAAGTTATCAAGCTTGACGATGCACAGGACAATACGTTCTTAGAAACGTATCAAAATGCAGATTCGGCAACAAGTTACGGTGTTGAAGTTGATTTACGTAAGAGATTTGGATTTATCAATGATAGATTTACAAACTTACTTTTAGCAACAAATGTGGCATACATAAACTCTGAAATCAAATTGAATTCAGATCCTAACAACCCATATACAAGCAGACTGACAAGCAAAACAAGAAGTATGCAAGGTCAGTCGCCGTATGTTGTGAACTTAACTTTAGGTTACGATAATGCAGATAGCGGAAATAGCGCACTTTTCTTATTCAATCAGATTGGAGAGAGAATTGTATCGTTAGGAACTGACGGAAATGAAGATATCTACGAACAACCGTTTAGTAAACTTGATTTTGTAACAAAATGGAAATTACTTGATAAAAATGACGGTGGTTTTTTCGAGTATGCAATCAGATTTAAAGCTGAAAACCTGCTTGATAGTGAATTACAATATAAGCAAGGTGAAAACATTGTTTCAACAACTAAACCGGGAAGATATTATTCTCTAAAACTAGATATTAAATATTAA
- a CDS encoding response regulator transcription factor — MRILMLEDDLVLAKLVSTFLLLHFRVDTVHTIEEAKVYIAQFNYDVVLLDRNINGVDIGLELIETIKKKSALTSIIVISAYDSIGDKIKGLNLGADDYLDKPFDNDELLARIHVQGRKNQPLPEVCIDGLTCNTVEKTLLYEGEVISLSKKENNLFFYLLQKRGSIISKDELLDALYINPQNISSNTLDVTIKNIRKKLPISLIKTIKTRGYTIE, encoded by the coding sequence GTGCGAATTTTAATGTTAGAGGATGATCTCGTTCTAGCAAAACTTGTAAGTACTTTTTTATTACTCCATTTTAGAGTAGATACCGTCCATACAATCGAAGAAGCGAAGGTATATATAGCACAGTTTAATTATGATGTCGTACTCCTTGATCGTAATATTAACGGTGTAGATATAGGTCTTGAACTTATTGAGACTATTAAAAAGAAAAGTGCTTTAACAAGCATTATAGTAATTAGTGCTTATGACAGCATAGGGGATAAGATCAAAGGCTTAAATCTAGGTGCTGATGATTACCTTGACAAACCTTTTGACAATGACGAACTACTAGCCCGTATCCATGTCCAGGGGAGAAAAAATCAACCGCTTCCTGAAGTTTGCATAGATGGCTTGACATGTAATACGGTTGAAAAAACATTACTATATGAAGGGGAAGTGATCTCACTCTCTAAAAAAGAGAACAACCTTTTTTTCTATCTGCTGCAAAAAAGAGGTTCTATAATCTCCAAAGATGAATTACTGGATGCCCTTTATATCAATCCTCAAAATATCTCCTCAAATACGTTAGACGTTACCATTAAAAACATTAGAAAAAAACTACCTATATCATTGATCAAAACGATTAAAACAAGGGGATACACTATTGAATAA
- a CDS encoding MotA/TolQ/ExbB proton channel family protein, giving the protein MDTLVTFIHQFIAYMNSGGFVMWPLFILVFVLWYGLGYRYHTIQRGTKKSPRVLIRKFASGKREIPKGIIDSAVVDGLGLKAEIADRKMLRKFLDDRFYVYQQTLNQYAKLVKTVVIVAPLIGLLGTVIGMIETFDSLASMSLFSQSGGIAGGISQALFTTQLGLVVAVPGLVMGRLLDKKASKMELDLEQIKDILCSEENLDEI; this is encoded by the coding sequence ATGGATACTTTAGTGACATTTATTCATCAGTTCATTGCTTATATGAACAGTGGCGGTTTTGTAATGTGGCCACTGTTTATCTTAGTCTTTGTACTGTGGTATGGACTTGGATACAGATACCATACGATTCAGCGCGGAACTAAAAAAAGTCCACGTGTTTTAATCAGAAAATTTGCTTCCGGCAAAAGAGAAATCCCTAAAGGGATCATTGACAGTGCTGTTGTTGATGGACTTGGGCTTAAAGCAGAGATTGCTGATCGAAAGATGCTCAGAAAGTTTCTTGATGATAGATTTTATGTGTATCAACAAACACTTAACCAATATGCTAAGTTAGTGAAAACGGTTGTAATAGTAGCACCGCTTATCGGGCTTTTGGGAACGGTTATCGGGATGATTGAGACTTTTGATTCGTTAGCTTCTATGAGTTTGTTTTCACAAAGCGGCGGGATTGCAGGGGGTATCTCTCAGGCACTATTTACGACACAGTTAGGTCTTGTAGTAGCAGTACCCGGGCTTGTTATGGGACGACTTTTAGATAAGAAAGCTTCAAAAATGGAGCTTGATCTAGAGCAGATAAAAGATATTTTATGTAGTGAGGAAAATTTAGATGAGATTTAG